The Oceanispirochaeta sp. genomic sequence TGGAGGAAAAATCCTCAGAAAATACAACCACCAGGGCAGAATTGTCGCTCTGGAACTCTTTTTCAATCTCCAGGGGTGAATCCAGAATCCCGGAGATGGTGAAATACTCGCTGGATTCCAGTTTCCGGACGATCTCTTCTGTCATGCTGTCTCTGGAGGGATCATAGATGGACACCCTGACATTCTTCACCTCCGTCGAGAGGGCATATCCGAAGAGAATCAGCATCAGTACAGGCAGGACCAGCAGGATGATCATGGTCCAGGTATCCCGGAAAATATGGTGAAACTCTTTTTGAATAAAGGCGATAAATTGTTTCATTCTTTAATCTCCCGCTCTGACGGCAGTTCTGGCCAGAGTCTGAAAAACGGCATCCATAGAGTCGCAGCCGTACTGGTTTTTGAGGTTTCGGGGACTGTCCATCGCACTGATCCTGCCGTCGACCATGATGGAGACTCTGTTACAGTATTCCGCCTCATCCATGTAATGGGTGGTGACAAACACGGTGATTCCCCGGGCGGAAGCATCATAAATCAGTTCCCAGAACTGCCGCCTGGCGGCGGGATCCACACCTCCGGTGGGTTCATCCAGAAAGACCAGTTTCGGCTCATGAAAGATGGCCACGGAAAAAGAGAGTTTCTGTTTCCAACCCAGAGGAAGGGCCTTGACCAGGGTGTCTTTTTCTTCCAGAAATCCCAGACTCCTCAGCATCTCCTCTGTCCGGGGGGCTATTTCCTTGTTTTTGACACCATAGATTCCGGCAAAGAGGCGGATGTTCTCTTTCACCGTCAGGTCTTCATAGAGTGAAAATTTCTGGCTCATATAGCCGATGTTTTTCTTGATTTTTTCTGTCTCTCTGTATATGTCAAACCCGGCGACAAGCCCCGTGCCGGAACTGGGAATGCTCAGGCCGCAGAGCATGCGCATGGCTGTTGTCTTGCCCGCACCGTTGGCGCCGAGGAATCCGAAGATCTCCCCTTTTTCAATGGCAAAGCTGATATGATCCACCGCTGTGAAATGACCGAACTTCTTGGTCAGGTTTTCTGCCGTAATAACGCTCATGTTTGTTCTCCCGGACCGGACAGATCCATAAAACAGTCTTCTATCCCTGCTTCAATGGGGGATAGATCGATGTTTTTATGTCCCTTTTTTTTGAGGAATTCTACAATCCTTTCACTCTTTAACCCTGTCTGATCAAAACTGATGTGGTGGGAATCACCAAAGGCGAAGCAGCTTATGATTTCCGGGATTTCTCTCAGATCTTTGAGCAGCGGGTACATGGAGTCGCTGCGGACAGACATCAGGGTCCGGTCATACTGAGCGGTGATCTGATCCGGAGTATCCATCTTGAGGAAAGATCCCTGCTGCATCAGGGCAATCCTGTTGCAGCGTCCGGCCTCATCCATATAGGGTGTTGAAACGACGATCGTGATTCCATTGTTTCTTAGAGAGCCCAGCATGTGCCAGAACTCCGCCCGGGATACGGGGTCCACCCCCGTCGTGGGCTCATCTAAAAGTAGGATCTTCGGGAAGTGAATCAGGGCGCAGCAGAGAGCCAGTTTCTGTTTCATCCCTCCTGAGAGGGCCCCGGCCCGCCTTTTTTTAAAGGGCTCTATCTGGACATAAATGTCTTTGATCAGGTGGTAGTTTTCCTTGATACTCGTATTAAAGACGGTGGCAAAAAAGCTCAGGTTCTCTTCCACCGTCAGATCCTGGTAGAGGGAAAAACGCCCGGGCATATAGCCGATGTGCTTTCTGATGGTTCGGAAATCTTCGACGGCATCCAGACCGTCCAGGGTGATTTTTCCCTGGTCGGCCAGCAGCAGGGTGGCCATGATTCTGAAGAGTGTTGTTTTTCCCGCACCATCTGGACCTATCAGCCCGAAGATCTCCCCGGCCTCTACCTCGAAACTCAGGTCATTCAGGGCCATGAGAGGGCCGAAACTCCGGGTGATATTCTGTACGCTGATCATGGGATTACTCACCGAATTTGATTCCGCCATACATCCCGATTTTAAGGAAACCGTCATTAGGAACAGCCACCTTGACGGCATAGGTCAGATTGGCTCTTTCATCCCTGGTCTGCACGGTTTTGGGTGTGAACTCCGCCTTATCGGAGATCCAGGTCAGCTTTCCGGTGGCGGTTTTGTATTCCCCCACTCCCAGGTCTGAGAGGATGGTGACCTTCTGACCCAGCTTGATACTCGTCAGCTGGCCTGCCGTGACATAGGCTCTCAGATACATCTGATCCAGATCGGCTATTTTGAAGAGGGCCTTTCCCGCAAGGGCGAGTTCTCCTTTCTCTGCATACTTCACCAGGACCGTGCCACTGATGGGACTGGTGATCCTTCCCTTCCTGATCTGATCTTCGAGCTGGGCAATCTGGCTGTCCATGGCGGCAAGCTCATTGCTGATACCCCTGTTTCCATTCTGAAAAGAATGAATCTGGGCGTTCAGCTGTTTTTCCAGCGTGGCCAGCTGGGCGTTGATATCATCCAGCTGCTTGGTGTTCACCGCATCGGACTTTATCAAATTTTCAATTCGGATCTTCTCTTTCTTAACGGTCGCTATCTGCTGACTCAACGGGGCGGTCTGGATGTTTACATCCACAATTCTGGATTTCATGCTCTCTGCCGAAGCCTGGAGCTGCTCTTTTTTCAATGCCAGCTGTACCGTGTCGATCCGGCACAGTACGCTCCCTTCCTCAACCCTGTCTCCCTCGTGAATATCCAATTCCAGGATTTTACCGCTGGCCTCTGAGGATACAATCAGCTCCACCGCTTCAAAAGATCCAGAGGCATCGATCTCGACGTCTGCATTCCCGCAGGAGCTGAAGAAAAGAACCGCCAAAAGAAGGGCCGTAGTCGTGTATTTTTTCATGATTATTTCCTTATTCATTGCTTGTAAAGTTGAGGTCAT encodes the following:
- a CDS encoding ABC transporter ATP-binding protein, with product MSVITAENLTKKFGHFTAVDHISFAIEKGEIFGFLGANGAGKTTAMRMLCGLSIPSSGTGLVAGFDIYRETEKIKKNIGYMSQKFSLYEDLTVKENIRLFAGIYGVKNKEIAPRTEEMLRSLGFLEEKDTLVKALPLGWKQKLSFSVAIFHEPKLVFLDEPTGGVDPAARRQFWELIYDASARGITVFVTTHYMDEAEYCNRVSIMVDGRISAMDSPRNLKNQYGCDSMDAVFQTLARTAVRAGD
- a CDS encoding ABC transporter ATP-binding protein is translated as MAESNSVSNPMISVQNITRSFGPLMALNDLSFEVEAGEIFGLIGPDGAGKTTLFRIMATLLLADQGKITLDGLDAVEDFRTIRKHIGYMPGRFSLYQDLTVEENLSFFATVFNTSIKENYHLIKDIYVQIEPFKKRRAGALSGGMKQKLALCCALIHFPKILLLDEPTTGVDPVSRAEFWHMLGSLRNNGITIVVSTPYMDEAGRCNRIALMQQGSFLKMDTPDQITAQYDRTLMSVRSDSMYPLLKDLREIPEIISCFAFGDSHHISFDQTGLKSERIVEFLKKKGHKNIDLSPIEAGIEDCFMDLSGPGEQT
- a CDS encoding efflux RND transporter periplasmic adaptor subunit produces the protein MKKYTTTALLLAVLFFSSCGNADVEIDASGSFEAVELIVSSEASGKILELDIHEGDRVEEGSVLCRIDTVQLALKKEQLQASAESMKSRIVDVNIQTAPLSQQIATVKKEKIRIENLIKSDAVNTKQLDDINAQLATLEKQLNAQIHSFQNGNRGISNELAAMDSQIAQLEDQIRKGRITSPISGTVLVKYAEKGELALAGKALFKIADLDQMYLRAYVTAGQLTSIKLGQKVTILSDLGVGEYKTATGKLTWISDKAEFTPKTVQTRDERANLTYAVKVAVPNDGFLKIGMYGGIKFGE